The proteins below are encoded in one region of Ostrea edulis chromosome 3, xbOstEdul1.1, whole genome shotgun sequence:
- the LOC130053551 gene encoding uncharacterized protein LOC130053551 yields MSTTYIYIATIIITTNTNNTTTTITTTNTNDITTTITTTNTNNTTTTITTTNTNNTTTTITNTNTNNTTTTIITTNTNNITTTITTTNTNNTTTTITTTNTNNTTTTITTTNTNNTTTTITTTNTNNTTTTITTTNTNNTTTTITPTNTNNITTTITTTNTNNTTTTITTTNTNNTTTTITPTNTNNTTTTITTTNTNNITTTITANTTITTTITITTNTTTTANLVKIRSFDPLR; encoded by the coding sequence ATGTCGACAACCTACATATACATTGCCACCATCATCATTACTACCAACACTAATAACACCACAACCACTATCACAACCACTAACACTAATGACATCACAACCACTATCACCACCACTAACACTAATAACACCACAACCACTATCACCACCACCAACACTAATAACACCACAACCACTATCACCAACACTAACACTAATAACACCACAACCACTATCATTACTACTAACACTAATAACATCACAACCACTATCACCACCACTAACACTAATAACACCACAACCACTATCACCACTACCAACACTAATAACACCACAACCACTATCACGACCACTAACACTAATAACACCACAACCACTATCACCACTACCAACACTAATAACACCACAACCACTATCACCACCACTAACACTAATAACACCACAACCACTATCACCCCTACCAACACTAATAACATCACAACCACTATCACCACTACCAACACTAATAACACCACAACCACTATCACCACCACTAACACTAATAACACCACAACCACTATCACCCCTACCAACACTAATAACACCACAACCACTATCACCACTACCAACACTAATAACATCACAACCACTATCACCGCTAACACTACCATCACCACCACTATTACCATTACAACGAATACAACCACCACTGCAAATCTGGTTAAGAtaagatcctttgatccgctcaggTAG